In Phaseolus vulgaris cultivar G19833 chromosome 10, P. vulgaris v2.0, whole genome shotgun sequence, a single genomic region encodes these proteins:
- the LOC137818472 gene encoding small ribosomal subunit protein bTHXc-like, translating into MASLLLASPPPLSTQFQTSMSHLSFSHSQTLFSSLSTPFPSLSASATSNLSLTPSVYCGRGDRKTAKGKRFAHSFGNARPKDKKKGRGPPRIYAPPAPSKKNRFEDNEVVKIEIDESLFSG; encoded by the exons atggcgtcactGCTGCTAGCATCCCCTCCTCCACTCTCCACTCAATTTCAGACTTCCATGTCTCACCTTTCCTTCTCTCACTCCCAAACTCTCTTCTCGTCACTCTCCACTCCTTTCCCTTCCCTCTCAGCGTCTGCAACCTCCAATCTCTCCCTAACTCCTTCTG TGTACTGCGGAAGAGGGGACAGGAAAACGGCAAAGGGGAAGCGCTTCGCCCATTCGTTTGGGAAT GCGAGGCCAAAGGACAAGAAGAAGGGTAGAGGGCCACCAAGGATTTATGCTCCACCGGCACCTTCCAAGAAAAACAGATTCGAAGATAATGAGGTGGTGAAGATTGAAATTGACGAGTCTCTCTTTTCTGGCTGA
- the LOC137818471 gene encoding UPF0481 protein At3g47200-like, which translates to MAQADFSWMIPIEVMLGSLFHGQVQACSISSVTEELRGPNEAAFKPKEVSIGPLHRGITRHLQLMEETKWRYMREFLDRRGTEEQNRRSEQRLRECGTDILKLDKLIIASYGGNIESEPHELAKIMIVDGCFLLELLIRLGDFICNNCSNPNDPILQNHEKVVSVVNDITMLENQVPFIVLKKLFRKVFPDRSDIHNDHRVANIVRRAFGYPEVNNSGGVHVLHLMHLSTVEQTQQEGKRVKQELQRCATRLHAAGITIEAADITGGHEWVDWFNFDITFSGSVLRIPPLCVKETTEVRWRNLIAWEQSRIWIRCKYTSYALFFQGLVCCKHDIELLEEKGVIVNKSRKSKEELLDMFDTISKGAEYMDSSYEDVCDRLNKYRGRKVRSALKKVPIVTWHGFRRVYEIIVYYCRNWYRILIRDHFPTVWKFIGVLAAAALLVLTIMQTYYSSRTKD; encoded by the coding sequence ATGGCACAAGCCGATTTCAGTTGGATGATTCCCATCGAAGTCATGCTGGGTTCTCTCTTCCATGGCCAAGTCCAAGCCTGCAGCATCTCAAGCGTCACGGAGGAGCTTCGAGGCCCAAACGAAGCAGCTTTCAAGCCAAAAGAGGTCTCCATAGGACCCTTACACAGAGGAATCACCAGACACCTCCAACTGATGGAAGAGACAAAGTGGCGTTACATGCGCGAGTTTCTCGACAGAAGAGGAACGGAAGAACAGAACAGAAGATCAGAACAGAGACTCAGAGAATGCGGCACCGACATCCTCAAATTGGACAAACTCATCATCGCAAGCTACGGAGGTAACATCGAATCTGAACCGCACGAGTTAGCCAAGATAATGATAGTTGATGGGTGTTTTTTGTTGGAGCTCCTTATCAGACTTGGCGATTTTATATGTAACAATTGTAGCAACCCAAATGACCCTATATTACAGAACCATGAGAAGGTGGTTTCTGTTGTGAACGACATCACAATGCTTGAGAACCAAGTTCCCTTCATCGTACTCAAGAAGTTGTTCAGGAAGGTTTTTCCCGATCGCAGTGACATCCACAATGATCACCGTGTTGCTAATATTGTTCGCAGAGCTTTTGGTTACCCTGAGGTGAATAACTCTGGTGGCGTGCACGTTCTTCACTTGATGCACTTGTCCACAGTGGAACAGACTCAGCAAGAGGGTAAACGCGTGAAGCAGGAGCTTCAGAGATGCGCCACGAGGCTTCACGCTGCTGGAATAACAATCGAGGCTGCAGACATCACTGGTGGGCATGAGTGGGTGGATTGGTTCAACTTTGACATTACTTTCAGTGGCAGTGTGCTGAGAATTCCACCGCTGTGTGTGAAGGAAACAACCGAAGTGAGGTGGAGGAACTTGATTGCGTGGGAGCAGAGCAGAATTTGGATCAGATGTAAGTACACTTCGTATGCATTGTTCTTCCAAGGGCTGGTGTGTTGCAAGCATGACATTGAGCTGCTAGAGGAGAAAGGGGTGATAGTGAATAAGAGTAGGAAGAGCAAGGAAGAACTTTTGGATATGTTCGACACGATTTCTAAGGGAGCTGAGTACATGGATTCGAGTTATGAGGATGTTTGTGATAGATTGAACAAGTACCGGGGGAGGAAAGTCAGAAGTGCATTGAAAAAGGTTCCTATTGTGACTTGGCATGGATTCAGAAGGGTTTATGAGATTATAGTTTACTACTGCAGAAACTGGTACAGAATTTTGATACGTGATCATTTCCCCACAGTGTGGAAATTCATAGGCGTGTTAGCAGCGGCTGCACTCCTTGTTCTCACAATTATGCAGACCTATTATTCATCCCGCACAAAAGACTGA
- the LOC137819642 gene encoding uncharacterized protein isoform X2 produces the protein MSHGNSRKITSYRAAVDHCIETSISLTDTRNKERTKTPSRSPSRSRSKSRSKRKGSKSPKAKTASPRRYGSEKALGYYRYRRSQERRTSPCQRRKSTERPHIPSQKISASCNQTKVTKLLLPDEQILEENEIETKALSLRAAEELSKAPKIGEIYNEVEADVKNIEKRLKYLSQKLQMLSINEANEIADAAYLLRLLRKPNNEIEMAGQMALRGALLMLQAEMLSSKGKELLEQSKNKLKFTML, from the exons AAAAATTACGTCTTATCGTGCCGCTGTGGACCACTGCATAGAGACTAGTATTAGCCTTACTGATACAAGAAACAAGGAAAGAACAAAGACACCATCCCGCAG TCCAAGTAGATCGCGGAGTAAAAGTAGATCGAAAAGAAAAGGTAGCAAATCTCCAAAAGCTAAAACTGCATCTCCTAGAAGATATGGCAGTGAGAAAGCACTAGGTTATTATAGGTATAGGCGTTCACAAGAGAGAAGAACTAGTCCATGCCAACGCAGAAAAAGCACTGAAAGGCCACACATTCCTTCGCAAAAAATAAGTGCAAGTTGCAACCAAACAAAGGTAACCAAGCTTCTGCTACCAG ATGAGCAAATATTGGAAGAAAATGAGATTGAGACGAAAGCATTGAGCCTTCGTGCAGCGGAGGAACTGTCGAAGGCACCAAAAATTGGTGAGATATACAATGAGGTGGAAGCTGATGTGAAAAACATAGAGAAACGGTTGAAATATCTTTCTCAGAAACTCCAAATGTTGTCAATTAACGAGGCAAATGAAATAGCTGATGCTGCATATCTTCTCAGACTTTTGAGAAAACCTAATAATGAGATTGAGATGGCTGGGCAAATGGCACTTAGAGGTGCCCTTTTGATGCTTCAGGCAGAAATGCTATCCAGCAAAGGAAAGGAACTACTTGAGCAGAGTAAAAACAAGTTAAAGTTCACTATGCTTTGA